A portion of the Bacillota bacterium genome contains these proteins:
- the lpxC gene encoding UDP-3-O-[3-hydroxymyristoyl] N-acetylglucosamine deacetylase — translation MSSLQTTIGREVTYTGIGIHTGQSTTVKIKPAEPNTGYILCRLDLPGKPCIPMTVENVTETNRCTTIGNGEVKVKTVEHILAALHGSGIHNAQVEVIGPEIPIADGSAACFCQLIESAGTIVYNEPGRRYLLEQPCWVSQGDAHLVALPHPELKISYSFVSDHPVVGNQFIEYTLDKDTFASEIAPARTVGFIQEISRMREAELALGGNLDVAVVVGEDRYLNELRFRDEIVRHKVLDIIGDLSLLGQISAHIIAIKSGHRMNNALARKMRKYLRLAED, via the coding sequence ATGTCCTCCCTACAGACGACGATTGGCAGAGAAGTTACCTATACGGGCATAGGGATTCACACTGGCCAATCCACAACGGTGAAGATTAAACCAGCAGAACCAAATACCGGATATATATTATGTCGGCTGGATTTGCCCGGGAAACCCTGCATCCCTATGACCGTGGAGAATGTAACGGAGACCAATCGCTGTACCACCATCGGTAACGGGGAGGTCAAAGTGAAGACTGTGGAGCACATTTTGGCGGCCCTCCACGGGTCTGGCATCCATAATGCGCAAGTGGAGGTTATTGGTCCGGAGATCCCCATCGCCGACGGGTCGGCAGCCTGCTTCTGCCAGTTAATTGAATCGGCGGGCACGATCGTTTATAATGAACCCGGTCGGAGATACCTGTTGGAGCAACCCTGTTGGGTTTCCCAGGGGGACGCCCATCTGGTGGCCTTGCCCCATCCGGAGCTGAAGATCAGCTATTCCTTTGTATCCGATCACCCCGTGGTGGGTAATCAGTTTATTGAGTACACCTTGGACAAGGATACCTTTGCCTCGGAAATTGCCCCGGCGCGGACCGTGGGGTTCATCCAGGAGATCTCCCGGATGCGCGAGGCGGAGCTTGCCCTGGGAGGTAACCTTGACGTAGCGGTGGTGGTGGGCGAAGACCGGTACTTGAATGAACTGCGGTTCCGGGATGAAATCGTGCGCCACAAGGTGTTGGACATTATTGGCGACCTGAGTCTTTTGGGACAGATCTCCGCCCA
- a CDS encoding amino acid ABC transporter ATP-binding protein, which translates to MFLRMIDLIKRYGKVTALNGFMLDVEEGETVVIMGPSGCGKSTSVRCINRLVEPDHGRILLQDQSVLDMNRRELLTLRKRIGYVFQGFNLIGRLNVLENVMFGLIMDGVDPKVARDRAMHALSRVGMDEYWQQKPAELSGGQQQRVGIARALVLEPELMLWDEPTASLDPILVREVLDVMEELIATSKTTMIIVTHEVSFARRVADRIVLMDRGRVVEIGTPEQIFENPQSEIGRKYKGLLVS; encoded by the coding sequence ATGTTTTTACGGATGATCGACTTGATTAAGCGTTACGGGAAGGTCACCGCGCTTAATGGTTTCATGCTGGATGTGGAGGAAGGGGAGACGGTGGTTATTATGGGCCCTAGTGGTTGCGGCAAGTCCACCTCGGTGCGGTGCATTAACCGATTGGTGGAGCCGGATCACGGTCGCATCCTGCTTCAGGATCAATCGGTGCTGGACATGAACCGTAGGGAGCTTTTGACCCTACGAAAACGCATTGGCTACGTGTTCCAAGGCTTCAACCTGATTGGCCGTCTTAATGTGTTGGAAAATGTCATGTTCGGGTTAATCATGGACGGTGTGGATCCCAAGGTTGCCCGGGATCGGGCGATGCATGCCTTAAGTAGGGTGGGGATGGACGAGTATTGGCAGCAAAAGCCAGCGGAACTCAGTGGTGGACAACAGCAGCGGGTAGGGATCGCCCGGGCTTTGGTTTTGGAGCCGGAGCTGATGCTCTGGGATGAACCCACCGCTTCATTGGATCCCATCTTGGTAAGGGAAGTCTTAGATGTGATGGAAGAACTGATTGCCACCAGCAAGACCACCATGATCATCGTGACCCATGAGGTATCCTTTGCCCGCCGGGTGGCGGATCGTATCGTCCTGATGGACCGTGGACGGGTGGTGGAAATCGGCACTCCGGAACAGATTTTTGAAAACCCCCAGTCGGAAATTGGCCGGAAATACAAGGGTTTGCTGGTTTCCTAA
- a CDS encoding LPS export ABC transporter periplasmic protein LptC — MLLIAFCAGYAQADEGKRVTIEVIDAPEDDPSVTGDLKEDIWFIAPSAGYVRITLDDVEINATRVEYYGKERRAIITGAVQVIQGENTITAEQVEALFDEERYIITGNVHLVQRKADSGEIRVELKAGYLEYFAAEDRIVAQDDVFFYNQDQEGRADRVTYLEEEGVVTLSGNARLITEQGTWWGNSFTIDLDNETVVGTGPGRLDLTL, encoded by the coding sequence TTGTTGCTGATTGCGTTCTGCGCTGGCTATGCCCAGGCCGACGAGGGGAAGCGGGTAACCATTGAAGTCATTGATGCACCGGAGGATGATCCTTCGGTAACCGGTGATCTTAAGGAAGACATCTGGTTCATTGCTCCTTCGGCGGGCTATGTGCGCATTACCCTGGATGATGTAGAGATTAACGCCACCAGGGTGGAATACTATGGCAAGGAACGGCGGGCTATCATTACCGGTGCCGTGCAGGTGATTCAAGGGGAAAACACCATTACTGCGGAGCAAGTGGAAGCCCTCTTTGACGAGGAGCGGTACATAATCACCGGTAATGTGCACCTGGTGCAACGGAAGGCGGACAGTGGCGAGATCCGGGTGGAGCTGAAGGCCGGTTACCTGGAGTACTTCGCGGCCGAGGACAGGATCGTGGCCCAGGATGATGTGTTCTTCTACAACCAAGATCAAGAAGGACGGGCTGACCGGGTCACCTACTTGGAAGAAGAAGGTGTGGTTACCCTCAGCGGCAATGCGCGGTTGATTACCGAACAGGGTACCTGGTGGGGCAACAGTTTCACCATCGATCTGGATAATGAGACCGTGGTGGGTACTGGCCCCGGCCGTTTGGATTTGACACTTTAA